CATACATACAAACTAATAAGGTTTTCCCACTCCTAGAATCAAATTGCACATAACAAACGATAAAATTTTGATTATAGTCAACATTATCTAGGACTACCATCTTTCCATAGCAAAAATAACCCTCCAGACAGACCAATGGGATTCACATAGCAATAATACGGATAGTTCAACTGTTTAGTGTATCTCATCATTTTTGTATCCCAATTTTAGTTTCAACAAGGAACAAAATATCTGGATCAGCAAGGAACAAACTTGTGAAGTCTAAGGATGATTGATGGGTTAAACTAACGCATAGCCGGTTGTAAAAGACTATGCCAGCTTTAAGGGATCCACATCGAAAAATGTATGTGCTGTCAAACTGAATTGTTTCGTCCAAGATTCTCTCACTCCATAATATTGCATTACCCATATATCAGTGTATGGCATTACCCATATACCATTGCGTCTTACTATGCcatgaaaaacaatcaaacaaaGACGGTCTTCCAATAGACCCACAAAATCATATTTACCTTGCTGCGCTAATCGATGTTCTTCTGGATATACAAATTCCACGAATGTTTCACTAGTTACATCAAAAGAGACTATAACATTGGAGTTAATTGCTTTGACAGAGCTTGCCCAATGAAGGGCTCCATTCAAAAGCGAAACAGAAAAGCTTCTTTGAAAAGGAAACATGTATCGATTTGGGGTTTGGATTGTTTCAACGACTCTCATCCTATTGTATAGACCTTGATTTCCGAATAACCATCCTTGATTTCAGAATAACTATGTTCTTTACCTGCCGCAATTCTAACCAATTTGTAATCGTCAAGGCGACAGTCATAACCGAACCCATATCTAACATCATAATGTGATTCTGTATAAAATTTCCATTCTGATATCGGTTTTACCTTACTCTCACCCGTTTCCGGGTTCCAGATACAAATGCTACCTAATTGGTTTCCCATGCAAATCAAACCATTGCAAGAGCCCATTATTGAAATACCACGACACCACTTATCCCAGGGAAGAAAACCCATTCGTCTAACTACCTTAGATATATGTGTTATAAATGGTGACGATGACGATGGTGCTGATGATGAAGCTGATAAAACCGAAGCATAATATTTTAAACAAGGTATGGCTGATATGCTATCACACTTGTCAATTATAAGCATGAGACTAGGATTTTCCTTGCTACTACGGTCTGGGTGATCCTTAATAAATTTAGGGTTATAAAGTAATGCACGCCATGGTTTGCATACGTACCTGCAACTTAAGATTGATTTCACCGGTAACCTTAAGAAGATGTCTACCTGGATCTCTTCTGGTAGCCGCAACATCTTCTGatactcttttcttttcttattcttaGGTTTTCAATAGAGTTGGTGGATCATAGGGTTATATAGATTCTTATTATGGTTTCGGTCTTTCGTGTTAGGGCTTATCCGGGTCCGGCATTGGCCTTCCCGGGTCTTTTTATATCCAAACTAGGGGTGGTGTACCTATAATAAGGCACGAGTTCTAGCCAATAATTTTGCATAACTCAAAATAGAGCAAGAAGGATGCGCATTACCTGGTGACCGTTAGTGGCATGTACTGAGGTGCATGGATTTGTTTCcttgattaaaaaaaaagttgataaAAAAAAGTTGATAAATTTAATTAGCTCAAGGTTGGATTCCAGTGTCGTAGTGATTAGCTAGTGAGGCTTTCCCAAATCTAGGATCCGTGAACGGAGACTCACGACTCGATTATATTTGGAACAGACAAAGATGACATCTGTCACAGGTTCGCAACACCCAAATGCTATAACCAACTTGACAATGACAATTATGCTCCACAACATAATTTCAACCAACTCgcacttagccaatacttcaactTCTTGACTAATTCTCTATTCAACACATACTAAATAGAGATTCTGCTCACAAATCTTCCAAGCTTTCAACCAAATACACACACTCCGCTTGATGCATAAACATAATCCAAAACAAAGGGATCAATGCACAAAAAGAACTTAGCTTTAAACTAGGCCGTAGCCTTTTATTTATTGCACACTTAGGGTTACAACTCTTCTTGTTCTAATTACCCAATCCCTTCACAAGATCAGGCTTATATACCCTTACAAAAAACTATGTACAAGTAACTGCAAGCAGTTACAGATTCACTTTATGCCAGGCAGTTAGCCAACTGTGCCAACTGACGCCACTACACTCTAAAACTCGCCAAACAAGTCCTAGCCTTTAGAAATACATAAAGTAAAGCAACTTCCGTGTAACCAACTCGAAACCGTCAAGGCCATGTGCCCGACACATGTCATCCAGCCTTGGTTGCATGATAATTGCGTCTGCCAGTCGCGCCATCACTGCTGAGCATCATTCTGCCAATGATGCAAGTGTGCTAATGCAAGTCTTGCTTGCATGCCTGCACGCCACATGCATACAGGTTACATGCCAAACTCATTTGGCATCTCATGATGCTAATCTCGCATCTTTGGCCATGTCCAAACCCTGTTTGGAACATGCCATTGTCTAGCTGCAACTCAGACATGCACTCCGCATATCTGACACTTTGGATAAGCCACCGATGATGCACCACAGTGTCGCATCTTTACTTGGCCACTTGACAGCCATGTCATAGACCTCCTCCACCAGCTGAACTCGACGCCCTCGTCGATTCTTTTTGTTGTAGGTAAGCttgaattttttcttcaaattgcCACAATGCAGTATCCTTCTCCCAAGAAGCTTCGGAGTCTGGAAACCCTTGCCACTTAATCAGAAAATAAGTTCTCCTATTCTTCTTACTTTGTCCCATAACTCGATCATCAAATAATTCCTCAACTTGCTTTTCGAATTGTGATCTGATTACTGGTGGTGCACGCTTCACTTGTTGTCTCGAAGTGTCCAGCAAATCAGGATGGTACTTCTTTAAGAAGCTGATATGAAACCTTTCCGGCAACTCAAGTCTGTAAGCTACCTTACCAACTCTTTTTATCACTTCAAAGGGACCATCATATTTTGGAATTAGGCCTCTATGCACTGTCGTGCTAGAAATATTCTTCCAAATTTGGGAGTTAGCTTTAACAACACCATATCTCCCACCTCAAATTCTACATCTCTGCGATGCAAATCAGCATAATTCTTCATTCGTCTTTGCGCCTTGGATAAACTATCACGCGCCTGCTCATTTACCTCAGTTTTTGACCTTACATAACGATAAGCTGCTGGACAGGAACCTTGCTTCTTAGACTTTGGCACCTCATGAGGGGTTAATGGATGCTGACATGTTGCTAACTCGAAAGGACTCAGCTCCGTTGCTGAACTCTTgtgcaaattgtaacaaaattggcCGTATCCATTACGCCATCCAATTTCCCTGGCTTGCAGTTACATAATGACGAAAATACTCTTCTAGCATATGCATTTATCCTCTCCGTATGACCATCGGTTTGGGGGTGATTACTAGTAGAAAACTTTAGTTCAGAACCAAGCATTACAAACAAGGCGGTCCAAAACCTTCCTGTAAACCGCGAATCTCTATCACTCACAATATCTCGAGGAAGTCCCCAATACTTCACTACATTCTTGAAGAACAGATCCGCTGCAACGTCTGCATTACAAGAATGGGGACATGGAATGAATGTAGCATACTTCGAAAAGTGATCAACGACGACCATTATCGAGATAAAGCCTTGCGCCTTTGGCAACCCGTTAATAAAGTCCATCGACAAACACTGCCATGACTTGTCTGGAATCGGCAAAGGTTGTACAAATCCTGATATATTTCTCCTTTCTGTCTTATCCAGTTGACACACTAAGCATGTCTTCACATACAATTTAACATCTTTTTCCATTTTAGGCCAGTAATTGGAACGAGCTATCAAAGCATGCCTTCGTTCCATGCCTGGATGACCAGCCCAAATGGAATCATGCGTCTCTCGCAAGAGTTCTCTTCTCAGTCCACCTGAATTAGGTACATAATTTTTTCCTCCTTTGGCGTATATGACTCCATCATCTAGCCAATATCGACGAACGATCCCATCACTGATCTGCTTAGTCAGGCGCACACATGCCTGATCATTCTTCGCCTCTTCTTTGATTCGAGGCAACAACTCTGCCTCAATCGTGGTCAGTTCCACAACATATTCTGCCACCAACTTTCTGCTTAACGCATCTGGTACAGAATAAAAGCTTCCTGGCTTATGCTCGAATTTGTAGTCAAGCCACCTTGCTTGTTTAGGCGAAAGTTTCTTCTGTCTGGAAAAGAACG
This is a stretch of genomic DNA from Papaver somniferum cultivar HN1 chromosome 1, ASM357369v1, whole genome shotgun sequence. It encodes these proteins:
- the LOC113360786 gene encoding F-box/kelch-repeat protein At3g06240-like, with the protein product MGSCNGLICMGNQLGSICIWNPETGESKVKPISEWKFYTESHYDVRYGFGYDCRLDDYKLVRIAAALHWASSVKAINSNVIVSFDVTSETFVEFVYPEEHRLAQQGKYDFVGLLEDRLCLIVFHGIVRRNGIWVMPYTDIWVMQYYGVRESWTKQFSLTAHTFFDVDPLKLA